One segment of Syngnathus scovelli strain Florida chromosome 6, RoL_Ssco_1.2, whole genome shotgun sequence DNA contains the following:
- the si:dkey-82f1.1 gene encoding DENN domain-containing protein 2A isoform X3, producing the protein MLTHRRTASAPRTPNVENGQCGKLNKGQVGVRAASIRDKISQWEGKKEPSQAISVEACPLSTTQKEIESVRKKEFKPPEVQRTNSKRFVSWDRQDSGKENAGKLGGDVRTKSPEGLSNKDKEIILERGLRATKATQQPQDKKTVLTHVKKLERATQDVQSGTSLAFPGNYFCPPSKDELEETERRLTEPIFGTVGSRWRKEGDGENVYSEPGAPSINPLPKPQRTFQHHTPPSTPVSGFGGSCKGKRTLPPLPSIPPPPLPTCPPPGVCRRPWTDRSHHSSNRKSYEFEDLLQSSSESCRVDWYAQSRLGLARTLSEENVYEDIIDPPSKENPYEDIELERSCLGSKCVSPASSSPIPDTPTKLCSKPGFFRQNSERRSFKLLELRKTNRDAGVCSPSRVSPPSTPSSPDDTPCLSGDPYNRRRRKIPKMVIKINSIFEARRGKKRMKKVSQSTESSSGRVTDENSESESDTEEKLKAHSQRLVSVQSMLRQTGRYRTLDRDLMEDRKLFEYFIVVALHKTKAGVPYLPEVTQQFPLKLERSFKFMRETEDQLKVIPQFCFPDAKDWAPVDNFPSETFSFVLTGEDGSRRFGYCRRLLPSGKGRRLPEVYCIVSRLGCFDLFSKILDEVEKRRAISPALVQPFMRGIMEAPFPAPGRTISVKNFLPGSGTEVIELCRPSDSRLEHVDFECLFSSLSLRLLLRVFASLLLERRVIFTADKLSTLSQCCHAVVALLYPFTWQHTYIPVLPPSMLDIVCTPTPFIVGLLSSSLPRLKELPIEEVLVVDLGNSRFLRQMDDEDSILPRKLQAALEHVLEKRRELASDKGDLLSGEPPSLIFFSTEESNGGAALTFPFSDSSSLSTVASEAFVRFFVEMVGHYSIFMGGLEREDESPSPPPSSSSSSTCSSFQREAFRKAVASKSLRRFLEVFMETQMFTGFIQERELRRQGLRGLFEVRAQEYLDSLPGSEQRRVNKFLKGLGNKMKFLSKK; encoded by the exons ATGCTGACTCACAGGAGAACGGCCAGCGCCCCGAGGACTCCCAACGTGGAGAACGGACAGTGCGGCAAGCTGAATAAGGGCCAAGTCGGAGTCAGGGCCGCGAGTATCCGCGATAAAATCTCCCAATGGGAGGGCAAAAAGGAGCCCAGCCAAGCCATTTCAGTGGAGGCTTGTCCGCTAAGCACCACGCAGAAGGAAATTGAGTCAGTCAGAAAAAAGGAATTCAAACCTCCGGAGGTCCAACGGACAAACAGCAAAAGATTTGTAAGCTGGGACAGGCAAGACTCAGGAAAAGAAAATGCCGGAAAGCTCGGCGGGGATGTGAGGACTAAATCTCCAGAAGGCCTGAGCAACAAGGACAAAGAAATCATTCTGGAGCGAGGACTGCGGGCTACTAAGGCGACGCAACAACCCCAAGACAAGAAAACTGTTTTAACTCACGTTAAGAAACTGGAAAGAGCAACACAAGACGTCCAGAGTGGGACGTCGCTGGCGTTTCCGGGGAATTACTTCTGCCCGCCGTCAAAGGATGAGCTGGAGGAAACAGAAAGGCGCCTCACCGAACCAATTTTCGGGACAGTCGGCTCCAGGTGGAGGAAAGAGGGCGATGGTGAGAACGTATACAGCGAGCCGGGCGCTCCGTCCATCAACCCTTTGCCCAAACCGCAGAGAACCTTCCAGCACCACACGCCGCCTTCCACCCCGGTCTCGGGGTTCGGCGGTTCCTGTAAAGGCAAGAGGACTTTGCCTCCTTTGCCTTCCATCCCCCCTCCGCCTCTACCCACCTGCCCACCTCCTGGAGTTTGCAGGAGACCTTGGACGGACAGATCCCACCACAGCAGCAACAG GAAGTCTTACGAATTCGAAGACCTGCTCCAGTCGTCCTCGGAAAGCTGCAGGGTCGACTGGTACGCTCAGTCCCGCCTGGGCCTCGCACGCACTTTATCGGAGGAGAATGTCTACGAGGACATCATCG ACCCTCCATCTAAGGAGAATCCCTACGAAGACATCGAGCTGGAGAGAAGTTGCCTCGGGAGCAAATGTGTATCACCTGCCTCCTCCTCACCCATTCCTGACACTCCGACTAAG TTGTGCTCCAAGCCTGGCTTCTTCAGGCAGAACTCCGAGCGACGGAGTTTCAAACTCTTGGAGTTACGCAAAACCAACAGGGACGCTGGCGTGTGTTCACCGTCACGCGTCAGCCCGCCGTCCACGCCGAGCAGCCCCGATGACACCCCCTGCCTCTCCGGGGACCCGTACAACCGGCGACGGAGGAAAATCCCCAAG ATGGTGATAAAAATCAACAGTATTTTCGAGGCTCGGAGAGGGAAAAAGCGCATGAAGAAGGTGTCGCAGTCCACCGAGTCCAGCTCAGGGAGAG TGACCGACGAGAACAGCGAGTCagaaagtgacacggaggagaaGCTAAAAG CTCATAGCCAGAGGCTGGTGTCGGTCCAGTCCATGCTGAGGCAGACGGGGCGGTACCGGACCTTGGACAGGGATCTGATGGAGGACAGAAAACTTTTTGAGTACTTCATTGTGGTGGCCCTCCACAAGACCAAAGCTGGAGTTCCTTATCTGCCGGAAGTCACGCAACAGTTCCCTCTTAAA CTTGAACGCAGCTTCAAGTTCATGCGGGAGACAGAAGACCAGCTGAAGGTCATCCCTCAGTTCTGCTTCCCTGACGCCAAAGACTGGGCGCCGGTTGATAACTTCCCCAG TGAGACATTTTCATTTGTGCTGACCGGCGAGGATGGAAGTCGTCGATTTGGCTACTGCAGACGATTGCTG CCCAGTGGTAAAGGCCGAAGGCTCCCCGAGGTCTACTGCATCGTCAGCCGCCTGGGCTGCTTTGACCTTTTTTCCAAG ATCCTGGACGAGGTGGAGAAGAGGAGAGCCATCTCACCTGCGCTGGTGCAGCCCTTCATGAGAGGCATCATGGAGGCTCCTTTTCCTGCTCCGGGAAGAACAATCAGTGTCAAAAACTTCCTGCCTGGCTCGGGGACAGAG GTGATCGAGCTGTGTCGGCCTTCCGATTCTCGACTGGAACATGTCGACTTTGAGTGTCTCTTCTCCTCGCTGAGTCTACGTTTGCTCCTGCGAGTGTTCGCCTCACTGCTCCTGGAGCGCCGGGTCATCTTCACCGCAGACAAGCTCAG TACCTTGTCGCAGTGCTGCCATGCCGTGGTGGCTCTCCTCTACCCGTTCACCTGGCAGCACACGTATATTCCCGTGCTGCCGCCCTCCATGCTGGATATCGTGTGCACACCAACACCGTTCATCGTCGGCCTGCTCTCCAGCTCTCTGCCTCGACTTAAAGAGCTTCCTATAGAGGAG GTCCTGGTCGTCGACCTCGGCAACAGCCGCTTCCTACGACAG ATGGACGACGAGGACTCCATTCTTCCCCGCAAGCTGCAGGCAGCTCTGGAACATGTTCTGGAGAAGAGGAGGGAGCTGGCCTCGGACAAAGGAGACCTGCTCAGTGGTGAGCCTCCATCCTTAATCTTCTTTAGCACAGAGGAGTCAAATGGGGGGGCAGCACTCACTTTTCCCTTTTCAGATTCCAGTTCCCTCAGCACAGTGGCGTCCGAGGCATTTGTGCGCTTCTTTGTGGAGATGGTCGGCCATTATTCCATCTTCATGGGAGGCTTAGAGCGTGAGGACGAGTCACCCAGTccccctccttcctcctcctcctcttccacctGCTCCTCCTTTCAACGGGAGGCCTTTCGTAAGGCGGTCGCCTCCAAGAGTTTGAGGAGGTTCTTGGAGGTGTTCATGGAGACGCAGATGTTTACGGGTTTCATCCAGGAGAGGGAGCTGCGCAGACAGGGCCTCAGAG GTCTGTTTGAGGTCCGAGCACAGGAGTACCTTGACTCGCTTCCTGGCAGTGAACAGCGACGAGTCAACAAATTTTTAAAAGGCTTAG GAAACAAGATGAAATTCCTCTCCAAGAAGTGA
- the adck2 gene encoding uncharacterized aarF domain-containing protein kinase 2 — MAVALLGARAVLLNLRTSLQRASLFGRTRFFQTSRSFGVKRMHALTNIPKVALLCWGTVSASSAQCQQASLPAQITTRKSLAKFQVDKLVFLLRLGLRAIVLFLKFSPILLLSPLVLVSARWASCWLDALLWVTESSGPAFIKLGQWASTRRDIFPQEFCDRFSRLHVKVHPHSWAHTKQCLKRAFGEDWKNVLVFESKKPVGSGCVAQVYRGWANKDQVEDPDFQMLVDELDREDLLEAWEIPGLSGVPSSLWKLWKGGSEEDEEVLHEHNASQKDHLIPVAIKVLHPGLRRQVEMDLMLMKAASCFLHCLPGLKWLSLREIVDEFEKLMTKQIDLRFEAKNIERFRENFRNVDYVKFPTPLRPFVTRAILVETFEESEPISEYLSAETPQEVKQKIARMGVDTLLKMVFVDNFVHADLHPGNILVQRCGPAAGSFEIPGGDSGKTTLTDLWDTVVVSVRPEPCPFQLVLLDAGIVAQLSGRDLDNFKAVFTAVVRRQGERVAELILHHARANECKDVPRFKKEMAELVDVALSKTLSLGKIQVADLLSRVFGLLIKHKVKLESNFASIVFAIMVLEGLGRSLDPNLDILELAKPLLLKNCASLV; from the exons ATGGCAGTGGCGTTGTTAGGGGCGAGAGCGGTTCTTCTCAACCTGAGGACCAGCCTCCAAAGAGCAAGCCTTTTTGGTCGAACCAGATTCTTCCAGACGTCCAGGTCATTTGGAGTTAAGAGGATGCACGCTCTGACCAACATCCCCAAGGTTGCATTGCTGTGTTGGGGCACAGTCAGTGCATCCTCAGCCCAATGCCAACAAGCCTCTCTGCCAGCCCAAATCACCACCAGGAAATCTCTTGCCAAGTTTCAAGTGGACAAACTGGTCTTTCTCCTCCGCCTGGGCCTGCGTGCGATTGTGCTCTTCCTGAAATTCTCTCCCATCTTGCTCCTCTCCCCTTTGGTTCTGGTCTCCGCTCGCTGGGCTTCGTGCTGGTTGGACGCCCTGCTGTGGGTAACCGAAAGCTCCGGCCCGGCTTTCATTAAACTTGGACAGTGGGCCAGCACCAGGCGGGACATCTTCCCTCAGGAGTTCTGCGACCGCTTCTCCAGACTCCACGTCAAGGTGCATCCTCATTCCTGGGCCCACACCAAGCAATGTCTAAAGAGAGCTTTCGGGGAGGACTGGAAGAACGTGCTCGTGTTTGAGAGCAAGAAGCCGGTGGGCTCGGGCTGCGTAGCGCAGGTTTACCGCGGCTGGGCCAACAAGGACCAGGTGGAGGACCCGGACTTCCAGATGCTGGTGGATGAGCTGGACAGGGAGgatcttctggaagcgtgggagaTTCCCGGTTTGAGTGGCGTGCCGAGCTCTCTGTGGAAACTCTGGAAGGGTGGAAGCgaggaagatgaagaggtgCTGCATGAGCACAACGCCTCGCAGAAGGATCACTTGATACCCGTGGCCATCAAG GTGCTCCATCCCGGCCTGAGACGGCAGGTGGAGATGGACCTGATGCTGATGAAGGCCGCTAGCTGCTTTCTGCACTGCCTGCCCGGACTCAAGTGGCTCAGCCTGCGCGAGATAGTCGACGAGTTTGAGAAGCTCATGACCAAGCAG ATTGACCTCCGTTTCGAGGCCAAGAACATTGAACGTTTTCGTGAAAATTTCCGCAACGTAGATTACGTGAAGTTCCCCACTCCGTTAAGGCCTTTTGTCACCAGAGCGATTCTGGTGGAAACATTTGAA GAGAGCGAGCCCATCTCGGAGTACCTGAGCGCCGAGACTCCTCAGGAGGTGAAGCAGAAGATTGCCAGGATGGGAGTTGACACTCTGCTAAAAATG GTTTTTGTGGATAACTTTGTCCATGCCGATCTGCATCCCGGCAACATCCTGGTGCAGCGTTGCGGACCAGCCGCCGGCTCCTTCGAGATCCCCGGAGGAGACAGCGGGAAGACCACCCTGACCGACCTATGGGACACGGTGGTGGTGAGCGTCCGACCCGAGCCGTGTCCCTTCCAGCTGGTGCTGCTGGACGCCGGAATCGTGGCTCAGCTTAGCGGCCGCGATCTGGACAACTTCAAGGCCGTCTTCACCGCCGTGGTGCGGCGCCAG GGTGAGCGAGTAGCAGAGCTGATCCTCCATCACGCTCGCGCTAACGAGTGCAAAGACGTGCCGCGCTTCAAAAAGGAGATGGCGGAACTGGTGGACGTAGCCCTCAGCAAGACCCTCTCCCTGGGAAAG ATCCAAGTGGCCGACCTGCTCTCCAGAGTCTTCGGCCTGCTCATCAAACACAAG GTGAAGCTGGAGAGTAACTTTGCGTCCATCGTGTTCGCCATCATGGTGCTCGAGGGACTCGGTCGCTCCTTGGACCCCAATTTGGACATCTTGGAGTTGGCCAAACCGCTGCTGCTCAAAAACTGTGCCTCCCTTGTATAA
- the si:dkey-82f1.1 gene encoding DENN domain-containing protein 2A isoform X2: MPAASTMTGGRALLLCTNTDNTIYQSVNGLHCCGLKIGETPSSAVPRRQEVCGLPGDGHKRDSGPPGSMLTHRRTASAPRTPNVENGQCGKLNKGQVGVRAASIRDKISQWEGKKEPSQAISVEACPLSTTQKEIESVRKKEFKPPEVQRTNSKRFVSWDRQDSGKENAGKLGGDVRTKSPEGLSNKDKEIILERGLRATKATQQPQDKKTVLTHVKKLERATQDVQSGTSLAFPGNYFCPPSKDELEETERRLTEPIFGTVGSRWRKEGDGENVYSEPGAPSINPLPKPQRTFQHHTPPSTPVSGFGGSCKGKRTLPPLPSIPPPPLPTCPPPGVCRRPWTDRSHHSSNRKSYEFEDLLQSSSESCRVDWYAQSRLGLARTLSEENVYEDIIDPPSKENPYEDIELERSCLGSKCVSPASSSPIPDTPTKLCSKPGFFRQNSERRSFKLLELRKTNRDAGVCSPSRVSPPSTPSSPDDTPCLSGDPYNRRRRKIPKMVIKINSIFEARRGKKRMKKVSQSTESSSGRVTDENSESESDTEEKLKAHSQRLVSVQSMLRQTGRYRTLDRDLMEDRKLFEYFIVVALHKTKAGVPYLPEVTQQFPLKLERSFKFMRETEDQLKVIPQFCFPDAKDWAPVDNFPSETFSFVLTGEDGSRRFGYCRRLLPSGKGRRLPEVYCIVSRLGCFDLFSKILDEVEKRRAISPALVQPFMRGIMEAPFPAPGRTISVKNFLPGSGTEVIELCRPSDSRLEHVDFECLFSSLSLRLLLRVFASLLLERRVIFTADKLSTLSQCCHAVVALLYPFTWQHTYIPVLPPSMLDIVCTPTPFIVGLLSSSLPRLKELPIEEVLVVDLGNSRFLRQMDDEDSILPRKLQAALEHVLEKRRELASDKGDLLSDSSSLSTVASEAFVRFFVEMVGHYSIFMGGLEREDESPSPPPSSSSSSTCSSFQREAFRKAVASKSLRRFLEVFMETQMFTGFIQERELRRQGLRGLFEVRAQEYLDSLPGSEQRRVNKFLKGLGNKMKFLSKK; the protein is encoded by the exons ATGCCAGCTGCTAGCACAATGACTGGTGGGAGGGCGCTGCTGCTCTGTACAAACACTGACAACACTATCTACCAATCAGTCAACGG ACTCCATTGCTGCGGCTTGAAGATTGGGGAGACTCCGTCGTCTGCGGTGCCCCGGCGCCAAGAGGTGTGTGGGCTACCAGGGGACGGACACAAGAGggactcgggtcctcccggcagcATGCTGACTCACAGGAGAACGGCCAGCGCCCCGAGGACTCCCAACGTGGAGAACGGACAGTGCGGCAAGCTGAATAAGGGCCAAGTCGGAGTCAGGGCCGCGAGTATCCGCGATAAAATCTCCCAATGGGAGGGCAAAAAGGAGCCCAGCCAAGCCATTTCAGTGGAGGCTTGTCCGCTAAGCACCACGCAGAAGGAAATTGAGTCAGTCAGAAAAAAGGAATTCAAACCTCCGGAGGTCCAACGGACAAACAGCAAAAGATTTGTAAGCTGGGACAGGCAAGACTCAGGAAAAGAAAATGCCGGAAAGCTCGGCGGGGATGTGAGGACTAAATCTCCAGAAGGCCTGAGCAACAAGGACAAAGAAATCATTCTGGAGCGAGGACTGCGGGCTACTAAGGCGACGCAACAACCCCAAGACAAGAAAACTGTTTTAACTCACGTTAAGAAACTGGAAAGAGCAACACAAGACGTCCAGAGTGGGACGTCGCTGGCGTTTCCGGGGAATTACTTCTGCCCGCCGTCAAAGGATGAGCTGGAGGAAACAGAAAGGCGCCTCACCGAACCAATTTTCGGGACAGTCGGCTCCAGGTGGAGGAAAGAGGGCGATGGTGAGAACGTATACAGCGAGCCGGGCGCTCCGTCCATCAACCCTTTGCCCAAACCGCAGAGAACCTTCCAGCACCACACGCCGCCTTCCACCCCGGTCTCGGGGTTCGGCGGTTCCTGTAAAGGCAAGAGGACTTTGCCTCCTTTGCCTTCCATCCCCCCTCCGCCTCTACCCACCTGCCCACCTCCTGGAGTTTGCAGGAGACCTTGGACGGACAGATCCCACCACAGCAGCAACAG GAAGTCTTACGAATTCGAAGACCTGCTCCAGTCGTCCTCGGAAAGCTGCAGGGTCGACTGGTACGCTCAGTCCCGCCTGGGCCTCGCACGCACTTTATCGGAGGAGAATGTCTACGAGGACATCATCG ACCCTCCATCTAAGGAGAATCCCTACGAAGACATCGAGCTGGAGAGAAGTTGCCTCGGGAGCAAATGTGTATCACCTGCCTCCTCCTCACCCATTCCTGACACTCCGACTAAG TTGTGCTCCAAGCCTGGCTTCTTCAGGCAGAACTCCGAGCGACGGAGTTTCAAACTCTTGGAGTTACGCAAAACCAACAGGGACGCTGGCGTGTGTTCACCGTCACGCGTCAGCCCGCCGTCCACGCCGAGCAGCCCCGATGACACCCCCTGCCTCTCCGGGGACCCGTACAACCGGCGACGGAGGAAAATCCCCAAG ATGGTGATAAAAATCAACAGTATTTTCGAGGCTCGGAGAGGGAAAAAGCGCATGAAGAAGGTGTCGCAGTCCACCGAGTCCAGCTCAGGGAGAG TGACCGACGAGAACAGCGAGTCagaaagtgacacggaggagaaGCTAAAAG CTCATAGCCAGAGGCTGGTGTCGGTCCAGTCCATGCTGAGGCAGACGGGGCGGTACCGGACCTTGGACAGGGATCTGATGGAGGACAGAAAACTTTTTGAGTACTTCATTGTGGTGGCCCTCCACAAGACCAAAGCTGGAGTTCCTTATCTGCCGGAAGTCACGCAACAGTTCCCTCTTAAA CTTGAACGCAGCTTCAAGTTCATGCGGGAGACAGAAGACCAGCTGAAGGTCATCCCTCAGTTCTGCTTCCCTGACGCCAAAGACTGGGCGCCGGTTGATAACTTCCCCAG TGAGACATTTTCATTTGTGCTGACCGGCGAGGATGGAAGTCGTCGATTTGGCTACTGCAGACGATTGCTG CCCAGTGGTAAAGGCCGAAGGCTCCCCGAGGTCTACTGCATCGTCAGCCGCCTGGGCTGCTTTGACCTTTTTTCCAAG ATCCTGGACGAGGTGGAGAAGAGGAGAGCCATCTCACCTGCGCTGGTGCAGCCCTTCATGAGAGGCATCATGGAGGCTCCTTTTCCTGCTCCGGGAAGAACAATCAGTGTCAAAAACTTCCTGCCTGGCTCGGGGACAGAG GTGATCGAGCTGTGTCGGCCTTCCGATTCTCGACTGGAACATGTCGACTTTGAGTGTCTCTTCTCCTCGCTGAGTCTACGTTTGCTCCTGCGAGTGTTCGCCTCACTGCTCCTGGAGCGCCGGGTCATCTTCACCGCAGACAAGCTCAG TACCTTGTCGCAGTGCTGCCATGCCGTGGTGGCTCTCCTCTACCCGTTCACCTGGCAGCACACGTATATTCCCGTGCTGCCGCCCTCCATGCTGGATATCGTGTGCACACCAACACCGTTCATCGTCGGCCTGCTCTCCAGCTCTCTGCCTCGACTTAAAGAGCTTCCTATAGAGGAG GTCCTGGTCGTCGACCTCGGCAACAGCCGCTTCCTACGACAG ATGGACGACGAGGACTCCATTCTTCCCCGCAAGCTGCAGGCAGCTCTGGAACATGTTCTGGAGAAGAGGAGGGAGCTGGCCTCGGACAAAGGAGACCTGCTCAGTG ATTCCAGTTCCCTCAGCACAGTGGCGTCCGAGGCATTTGTGCGCTTCTTTGTGGAGATGGTCGGCCATTATTCCATCTTCATGGGAGGCTTAGAGCGTGAGGACGAGTCACCCAGTccccctccttcctcctcctcctcttccacctGCTCCTCCTTTCAACGGGAGGCCTTTCGTAAGGCGGTCGCCTCCAAGAGTTTGAGGAGGTTCTTGGAGGTGTTCATGGAGACGCAGATGTTTACGGGTTTCATCCAGGAGAGGGAGCTGCGCAGACAGGGCCTCAGAG GTCTGTTTGAGGTCCGAGCACAGGAGTACCTTGACTCGCTTCCTGGCAGTGAACAGCGACGAGTCAACAAATTTTTAAAAGGCTTAG GAAACAAGATGAAATTCCTCTCCAAGAAGTGA
- the si:dkey-82f1.1 gene encoding DENN domain-containing protein 2A isoform X1, with translation MPAASTMTGGRALLLCTNTDNTIYQSVNGLHCCGLKIGETPSSAVPRRQEVCGLPGDGHKRDSGPPGSMLTHRRTASAPRTPNVENGQCGKLNKGQVGVRAASIRDKISQWEGKKEPSQAISVEACPLSTTQKEIESVRKKEFKPPEVQRTNSKRFVSWDRQDSGKENAGKLGGDVRTKSPEGLSNKDKEIILERGLRATKATQQPQDKKTVLTHVKKLERATQDVQSGTSLAFPGNYFCPPSKDELEETERRLTEPIFGTVGSRWRKEGDGENVYSEPGAPSINPLPKPQRTFQHHTPPSTPVSGFGGSCKGKRTLPPLPSIPPPPLPTCPPPGVCRRPWTDRSHHSSNRKSYEFEDLLQSSSESCRVDWYAQSRLGLARTLSEENVYEDIIDPPSKENPYEDIELERSCLGSKCVSPASSSPIPDTPTKLCSKPGFFRQNSERRSFKLLELRKTNRDAGVCSPSRVSPPSTPSSPDDTPCLSGDPYNRRRRKIPKMVIKINSIFEARRGKKRMKKVSQSTESSSGRVTDENSESESDTEEKLKAHSQRLVSVQSMLRQTGRYRTLDRDLMEDRKLFEYFIVVALHKTKAGVPYLPEVTQQFPLKLERSFKFMRETEDQLKVIPQFCFPDAKDWAPVDNFPSETFSFVLTGEDGSRRFGYCRRLLPSGKGRRLPEVYCIVSRLGCFDLFSKILDEVEKRRAISPALVQPFMRGIMEAPFPAPGRTISVKNFLPGSGTEVIELCRPSDSRLEHVDFECLFSSLSLRLLLRVFASLLLERRVIFTADKLSTLSQCCHAVVALLYPFTWQHTYIPVLPPSMLDIVCTPTPFIVGLLSSSLPRLKELPIEEVLVVDLGNSRFLRQMDDEDSILPRKLQAALEHVLEKRRELASDKGDLLSGEPPSLIFFSTEESNGGAALTFPFSDSSSLSTVASEAFVRFFVEMVGHYSIFMGGLEREDESPSPPPSSSSSSTCSSFQREAFRKAVASKSLRRFLEVFMETQMFTGFIQERELRRQGLRGLFEVRAQEYLDSLPGSEQRRVNKFLKGLGNKMKFLSKK, from the exons ATGCCAGCTGCTAGCACAATGACTGGTGGGAGGGCGCTGCTGCTCTGTACAAACACTGACAACACTATCTACCAATCAGTCAACGG ACTCCATTGCTGCGGCTTGAAGATTGGGGAGACTCCGTCGTCTGCGGTGCCCCGGCGCCAAGAGGTGTGTGGGCTACCAGGGGACGGACACAAGAGggactcgggtcctcccggcagcATGCTGACTCACAGGAGAACGGCCAGCGCCCCGAGGACTCCCAACGTGGAGAACGGACAGTGCGGCAAGCTGAATAAGGGCCAAGTCGGAGTCAGGGCCGCGAGTATCCGCGATAAAATCTCCCAATGGGAGGGCAAAAAGGAGCCCAGCCAAGCCATTTCAGTGGAGGCTTGTCCGCTAAGCACCACGCAGAAGGAAATTGAGTCAGTCAGAAAAAAGGAATTCAAACCTCCGGAGGTCCAACGGACAAACAGCAAAAGATTTGTAAGCTGGGACAGGCAAGACTCAGGAAAAGAAAATGCCGGAAAGCTCGGCGGGGATGTGAGGACTAAATCTCCAGAAGGCCTGAGCAACAAGGACAAAGAAATCATTCTGGAGCGAGGACTGCGGGCTACTAAGGCGACGCAACAACCCCAAGACAAGAAAACTGTTTTAACTCACGTTAAGAAACTGGAAAGAGCAACACAAGACGTCCAGAGTGGGACGTCGCTGGCGTTTCCGGGGAATTACTTCTGCCCGCCGTCAAAGGATGAGCTGGAGGAAACAGAAAGGCGCCTCACCGAACCAATTTTCGGGACAGTCGGCTCCAGGTGGAGGAAAGAGGGCGATGGTGAGAACGTATACAGCGAGCCGGGCGCTCCGTCCATCAACCCTTTGCCCAAACCGCAGAGAACCTTCCAGCACCACACGCCGCCTTCCACCCCGGTCTCGGGGTTCGGCGGTTCCTGTAAAGGCAAGAGGACTTTGCCTCCTTTGCCTTCCATCCCCCCTCCGCCTCTACCCACCTGCCCACCTCCTGGAGTTTGCAGGAGACCTTGGACGGACAGATCCCACCACAGCAGCAACAG GAAGTCTTACGAATTCGAAGACCTGCTCCAGTCGTCCTCGGAAAGCTGCAGGGTCGACTGGTACGCTCAGTCCCGCCTGGGCCTCGCACGCACTTTATCGGAGGAGAATGTCTACGAGGACATCATCG ACCCTCCATCTAAGGAGAATCCCTACGAAGACATCGAGCTGGAGAGAAGTTGCCTCGGGAGCAAATGTGTATCACCTGCCTCCTCCTCACCCATTCCTGACACTCCGACTAAG TTGTGCTCCAAGCCTGGCTTCTTCAGGCAGAACTCCGAGCGACGGAGTTTCAAACTCTTGGAGTTACGCAAAACCAACAGGGACGCTGGCGTGTGTTCACCGTCACGCGTCAGCCCGCCGTCCACGCCGAGCAGCCCCGATGACACCCCCTGCCTCTCCGGGGACCCGTACAACCGGCGACGGAGGAAAATCCCCAAG ATGGTGATAAAAATCAACAGTATTTTCGAGGCTCGGAGAGGGAAAAAGCGCATGAAGAAGGTGTCGCAGTCCACCGAGTCCAGCTCAGGGAGAG TGACCGACGAGAACAGCGAGTCagaaagtgacacggaggagaaGCTAAAAG CTCATAGCCAGAGGCTGGTGTCGGTCCAGTCCATGCTGAGGCAGACGGGGCGGTACCGGACCTTGGACAGGGATCTGATGGAGGACAGAAAACTTTTTGAGTACTTCATTGTGGTGGCCCTCCACAAGACCAAAGCTGGAGTTCCTTATCTGCCGGAAGTCACGCAACAGTTCCCTCTTAAA CTTGAACGCAGCTTCAAGTTCATGCGGGAGACAGAAGACCAGCTGAAGGTCATCCCTCAGTTCTGCTTCCCTGACGCCAAAGACTGGGCGCCGGTTGATAACTTCCCCAG TGAGACATTTTCATTTGTGCTGACCGGCGAGGATGGAAGTCGTCGATTTGGCTACTGCAGACGATTGCTG CCCAGTGGTAAAGGCCGAAGGCTCCCCGAGGTCTACTGCATCGTCAGCCGCCTGGGCTGCTTTGACCTTTTTTCCAAG ATCCTGGACGAGGTGGAGAAGAGGAGAGCCATCTCACCTGCGCTGGTGCAGCCCTTCATGAGAGGCATCATGGAGGCTCCTTTTCCTGCTCCGGGAAGAACAATCAGTGTCAAAAACTTCCTGCCTGGCTCGGGGACAGAG GTGATCGAGCTGTGTCGGCCTTCCGATTCTCGACTGGAACATGTCGACTTTGAGTGTCTCTTCTCCTCGCTGAGTCTACGTTTGCTCCTGCGAGTGTTCGCCTCACTGCTCCTGGAGCGCCGGGTCATCTTCACCGCAGACAAGCTCAG TACCTTGTCGCAGTGCTGCCATGCCGTGGTGGCTCTCCTCTACCCGTTCACCTGGCAGCACACGTATATTCCCGTGCTGCCGCCCTCCATGCTGGATATCGTGTGCACACCAACACCGTTCATCGTCGGCCTGCTCTCCAGCTCTCTGCCTCGACTTAAAGAGCTTCCTATAGAGGAG GTCCTGGTCGTCGACCTCGGCAACAGCCGCTTCCTACGACAG ATGGACGACGAGGACTCCATTCTTCCCCGCAAGCTGCAGGCAGCTCTGGAACATGTTCTGGAGAAGAGGAGGGAGCTGGCCTCGGACAAAGGAGACCTGCTCAGTGGTGAGCCTCCATCCTTAATCTTCTTTAGCACAGAGGAGTCAAATGGGGGGGCAGCACTCACTTTTCCCTTTTCAGATTCCAGTTCCCTCAGCACAGTGGCGTCCGAGGCATTTGTGCGCTTCTTTGTGGAGATGGTCGGCCATTATTCCATCTTCATGGGAGGCTTAGAGCGTGAGGACGAGTCACCCAGTccccctccttcctcctcctcctcttccacctGCTCCTCCTTTCAACGGGAGGCCTTTCGTAAGGCGGTCGCCTCCAAGAGTTTGAGGAGGTTCTTGGAGGTGTTCATGGAGACGCAGATGTTTACGGGTTTCATCCAGGAGAGGGAGCTGCGCAGACAGGGCCTCAGAG GTCTGTTTGAGGTCCGAGCACAGGAGTACCTTGACTCGCTTCCTGGCAGTGAACAGCGACGAGTCAACAAATTTTTAAAAGGCTTAG GAAACAAGATGAAATTCCTCTCCAAGAAGTGA